A genomic region of Candidatus Eisenbacteria bacterium contains the following coding sequences:
- a CDS encoding response regulator transcription factor, protein MTAFCSGEEDGKMASARHSGSGRPPNSNGSFTVAVVGHVRFYRESLVQSLSRHRQLIVVDLGVGDQESLERLAHLRPDIALVDLPAGSAAQVVRQLTASTPRSRIIVLAPEDNEVALLALLEAGVSGFVLPGASGDDLVSAVGEATRGELRLPPRITAALVARLRTTASGCSNAPEQAHLTVRESEIVGLLEQRLTNKEIATRLGIEPGTVKGHVHHLLEKTGVRRRSDVGERHPGRTKRLTLIARDRNTEE, encoded by the coding sequence ATGACGGCTTTCTGTAGCGGCGAGGAGGACGGCAAGATGGCTAGCGCAAGACACTCGGGCTCAGGGCGTCCCCCAAATTCCAACGGATCCTTCACTGTGGCGGTCGTCGGACACGTTCGTTTCTACCGCGAGAGCCTGGTACAGAGTCTCAGCCGGCACCGCCAGCTGATTGTCGTGGATCTCGGCGTCGGCGATCAGGAATCCCTCGAGCGCCTCGCGCACCTTCGTCCCGACATCGCGCTCGTAGACCTCCCTGCGGGGTCCGCTGCCCAGGTGGTCCGACAGTTGACCGCATCCACACCGCGCTCACGAATCATTGTGCTTGCGCCGGAAGACAACGAGGTGGCGCTCCTCGCTCTGCTCGAAGCCGGGGTTTCTGGATTCGTTCTGCCCGGTGCCTCGGGCGACGATCTCGTCAGTGCTGTGGGGGAAGCCACGCGGGGAGAGCTGCGGCTTCCACCACGAATCACAGCCGCACTGGTTGCGCGACTGAGAACCACGGCAAGTGGGTGTTCCAACGCTCCAGAGCAGGCCCATCTCACTGTCCGCGAATCGGAGATCGTCGGGCTGCTCGAGCAGAGGCTCACGAACAAGGAGATCGCTACCCGGCTGGGCATCGAGCCTGGAACCGTGAAGGGGCACGTTCACCACTTATTGGAGAAGACGGGCGTGCGGAGACGCTCGGACGTCGGGGAGCGGCATCCGGGGCGGACTAAACGACTTACGCTGATCGCTCGAGATCGAAATACAGAGGAGTGA
- a CDS encoding 50S ribosomal protein L17: MRHRKDHRKLSRTSSHRKALLRNLITSLFQHERIETTVAKAKEARRLGERMITFAKRGDVAARRHVARFVHGDDVVRKLFGTVAPWYADRNGGYTRIIKVGRRLGDAGETALLELVKSPELKERLRKEAEEAAKVAKAAAKAGGKVAKAGKGEAAAKGEGGAKGEGSVATAEAPKKERAPRPSRGEKFGRKGVPMAPKPTTRGRQRGKSGD; encoded by the coding sequence ATGCGCCATCGCAAAGACCATCGGAAGCTGAGCCGCACGTCCTCCCATCGGAAGGCGCTGCTCCGCAATTTGATCACTTCGCTCTTTCAGCACGAGCGGATCGAGACGACCGTCGCCAAGGCCAAGGAGGCGCGCCGGCTCGGGGAGCGGATGATCACCTTCGCGAAGCGGGGGGATGTCGCCGCGCGGCGCCACGTCGCGCGGTTCGTGCACGGCGATGACGTCGTTCGGAAGCTGTTCGGCACGGTGGCGCCCTGGTACGCCGACCGGAACGGTGGCTACACGCGGATTATCAAGGTTGGGCGGCGCCTCGGCGACGCCGGGGAGACCGCGCTTCTCGAGCTGGTCAAGTCGCCCGAGCTGAAAGAGCGGCTCCGCAAGGAGGCCGAGGAGGCCGCGAAGGTAGCCAAAGCTGCTGCCAAGGCGGGCGGCAAGGTGGCGAAGGCCGGGAAGGGCGAGGCGGCCGCGAAGGGTGAAGGCGGTGCTAAAGGCGAGGGTTCTGTTGCCACCGCGGAGGCTCCGAAGAAGGAGCGCGCGCCCAGGCCGTCGCGCGGAGAGAAGTTCGGGAGGAAGGGCGTTCCGATGGCTCCCAAGCCGACAACCCGCGGGCGCCAACGAGGGAAAAGCGGCGACTGA
- a CDS encoding DNA-directed RNA polymerase subunit alpha, which yields MKWKNLQMPKNVEADEKTSTNRYGKFTIEPLERGFGVTLGNALRRVLLSSLPGAAVTAVKIEGVQHEFSTLPGLKEDVPEILLNLKQMRFKIHSDGPKMALFDARGKNEIKAGDLKADPDIEVLNPEMHIATLNKDGEFRAEVEVGPGRGYVSAENQAVQDRPIGVLPVDSMFSPVTKVNFEVENTRIGQRIDYDKLTLEIWTDGSIIPSDALAYGAKILKDHFALFVHFEEEIVEEVEEEVDEEFLRIKTLLERSVEELELSVRSSNCLKAANIKTIGDLVTKSEGEMLKYRNFGRKSLKEIADILASMNLGFGMDVSKYKLGEKIEAA from the coding sequence ATGAAGTGGAAGAATCTGCAGATGCCGAAGAATGTCGAGGCCGATGAGAAGACCTCGACCAATCGCTACGGAAAATTCACGATCGAGCCTCTCGAGCGCGGCTTTGGCGTGACGCTGGGGAACGCGCTTCGGCGCGTGCTCCTCTCGTCGTTGCCGGGCGCCGCCGTCACGGCCGTCAAGATCGAGGGCGTCCAGCATGAGTTCTCGACGCTTCCCGGCTTGAAGGAGGACGTGCCCGAGATCCTTCTCAACTTGAAGCAGATGCGGTTCAAGATTCACAGCGACGGGCCCAAGATGGCGCTCTTCGACGCCCGCGGCAAGAACGAGATCAAGGCGGGCGACCTGAAGGCGGACCCCGACATCGAGGTCCTGAACCCCGAGATGCACATCGCCACGCTCAACAAGGACGGAGAGTTCCGCGCCGAGGTTGAGGTGGGCCCCGGCCGCGGCTACGTTTCCGCGGAGAACCAGGCGGTCCAGGATCGGCCGATCGGCGTGCTGCCGGTCGACTCGATGTTCTCGCCGGTCACGAAGGTGAACTTCGAGGTCGAGAACACCCGGATCGGGCAGCGGATCGACTACGACAAGCTGACGCTGGAGATCTGGACCGACGGGAGCATCATCCCTTCGGATGCGCTCGCCTACGGCGCCAAGATCCTCAAGGACCACTTCGCCCTCTTCGTGCATTTCGAGGAGGAGATCGTCGAGGAGGTCGAGGAGGAGGTCGACGAGGAGTTCCTGCGCATCAAGACGCTGCTCGAGCGGAGCGTCGAGGAGCTGGAGCTTTCCGTGCGGTCATCCAATTGCTTGAAGGCCGCGAACATCAAGACCATCGGCGACCTGGTAACGAAGTCCGAGGGCGAGATGCTCAAGTATCGGAACTTCGGCCGGAAGTCGCTCAAGGAGATCGCCGACATCCTCGCGAGCATGAATCTTGGCTTCGGCATGGACGTGAGCAAGTACAAGCTCGGCGAGAAGATCGAGGCCGCTTAG
- the rpsD gene encoding 30S ribosomal protein S4 has protein sequence MATYREAKCRLCRREGEKLFLKGTRCFTEKCAFERRGYAPGEHGKDRRPKETQYGVQLRMKQKTRRIYGVLEAQFRNYFAKAEHQKGVTGQNLLLALERRLDNLVFRLGFAPSRSAARQLVRHRHFTVNEHIVDIPSFSVRVGDEIRVRPGSKDSVAIQASLEASKSREMMSWLSLDAEKLSGRLLEYPTRGNIPTKVSEQLIVELYSK, from the coding sequence ATGGCGACTTATCGCGAAGCAAAATGCCGGCTCTGCCGCCGGGAGGGAGAGAAGCTCTTCCTCAAGGGTACGCGCTGCTTCACCGAGAAATGCGCGTTCGAGAGGCGCGGGTACGCGCCCGGAGAGCACGGCAAGGATCGGCGCCCCAAGGAGACGCAATACGGCGTGCAGCTTCGGATGAAGCAGAAGACCCGCCGGATTTATGGTGTCCTGGAGGCGCAGTTCCGGAACTACTTCGCGAAGGCGGAGCATCAAAAGGGCGTGACCGGCCAGAATCTCTTGCTGGCGCTCGAGCGCCGGCTGGACAACCTGGTCTTCCGGCTTGGGTTCGCCCCATCCCGATCGGCCGCGCGCCAGCTGGTGCGGCACCGCCATTTCACGGTCAACGAACACATCGTCGACATTCCTTCGTTCTCGGTGCGGGTGGGCGATGAGATTCGCGTCCGTCCCGGGAGCAAGGATTCCGTCGCGATCCAGGCGTCGCTCGAGGCCAGCAAGAGCCGCGAGATGATGAGCTGGCTCAGCCTCGACGCCGAGAAGCTCTCGGGGCGACTACTCGAGTACCCGACACGCGGAAACATTCCGACCAAGGTCTCCGAGCAGCTCATCGTCGAGCTTTACTCGAAGTAA